From Pedobacter indicus, a single genomic window includes:
- a CDS encoding RagB/SusD family nutrient uptake outer membrane protein: protein MNKNKLYIIGLLLSSLSFTACHDELLNPVPESTLTTANAFETAADIDLATLGVYQSYQARIPTDYELMETPSDNMYGSYFATAPGMAEIALLDVSSDNPKLNTFWKNSYNGIFRANSVLTNIEKPTDYAEGQKEKLMSEAKFMRALFYFDLVRIFGGVPAVTTIITETEAKEIPRASEEEIYNLIIADLNDAKNNLPNPDATPAGRASSAAAAGLLAKVHVYRKNWAEAKTNLEQLLNNYSFSLVADYKNLFQIATETNSEVIFTMPFVSGTNGQNLTYALSPPGGIYQTINNGSRVARPTWDLHKAYEEGDTRFEATITEEQIPFAWKQGDPPIWYPYFNKWIIPVEISNSSGLDIPVLRLADMILLYAEALYYSGQTAEALTQLNKVRARAFKNSDHNYTAADIANEEMFLDKLLLERRLELAVENNRWFDLVRTGRFTEVLTSIEGEYNPSTGKAVMINVNAKPFMKYFPIPYEQIQLSSPGVLKQNEGYK from the coding sequence ATGAATAAGAATAAATTATATATTATCGGTTTACTTCTTTCTTCATTAAGCTTTACAGCTTGTCATGATGAACTATTAAACCCAGTCCCTGAATCTACTCTGACAACAGCGAATGCGTTTGAAACCGCGGCAGACATCGATCTGGCGACGCTGGGCGTATACCAAAGTTACCAGGCTCGCATTCCAACCGACTATGAATTGATGGAAACGCCTTCTGATAACATGTATGGGTCATATTTTGCAACCGCTCCCGGCATGGCAGAAATCGCTTTGCTGGACGTAAGCTCAGATAATCCCAAACTCAATACATTTTGGAAAAATAGCTACAATGGCATATTCAGAGCTAACTCAGTGTTGACGAACATTGAAAAACCGACAGATTATGCCGAGGGACAAAAGGAGAAATTAATGTCAGAAGCTAAGTTTATGCGGGCTCTATTTTACTTTGATCTTGTGCGAATTTTTGGCGGTGTTCCCGCAGTTACTACAATAATCACAGAAACAGAAGCCAAGGAAATTCCCAGAGCCAGTGAGGAAGAAATTTATAACCTGATTATTGCTGATTTAAATGACGCTAAGAACAACCTTCCAAATCCTGATGCAACACCAGCAGGTCGGGCTTCAAGTGCAGCAGCAGCAGGGCTTTTAGCCAAAGTACATGTATACAGAAAGAATTGGGCTGAAGCAAAAACAAACTTAGAACAGCTCCTTAACAACTATAGCTTCTCTTTGGTTGCCGATTATAAAAATTTGTTTCAAATAGCAACGGAAACCAACAGTGAAGTTATTTTTACCATGCCCTTTGTTAGTGGCACAAATGGTCAGAATCTAACTTATGCCCTGTCTCCTCCGGGTGGGATTTATCAAACCATTAACAACGGTAGCCGCGTTGCCAGACCGACTTGGGATTTACACAAGGCTTACGAAGAAGGTGATACACGCTTTGAAGCTACCATTACCGAAGAGCAGATTCCTTTTGCATGGAAACAAGGGGATCCGCCTATCTGGTATCCTTATTTCAACAAATGGATTATACCAGTGGAGATATCAAACAGCTCCGGTCTAGACATTCCGGTTCTACGTTTGGCCGATATGATTCTTCTTTATGCGGAAGCTTTGTATTATTCGGGTCAAACCGCAGAGGCATTAACCCAACTAAATAAAGTAAGGGCGCGAGCCTTTAAAAACAGTGATCATAATTATACTGCTGCCGATATTGCCAACGAAGAAATGTTTTTGGACAAGTTACTTCTTGAGCGGCGCTTGGAATTAGCTGTTGAAAATAACCGTTGGTTTGACCTGGTCCGCACCGGTCGCTTTACAGAAGTACTGACCAGTATAGAAGGTGAATATAATCCATCGACAGGGAAAGCTGTAATGATCAATGTAAATGCCAAGCCTTTTATGAAATATTTCCCTATTCCTTATGAGCAGATTCAACTTTCATCACCGGGCGTATTGAAGCAAAACGAAGGTTATAAATAA
- a CDS encoding aldo/keto reductase produces MEYRKLGQSDLELSIITFGAWAAGGWMWGSTDRREAIKAMQAGISEGVTSIDTAPIYGQGTSEELVGEAIKDIPRDKVQILTKFASRWDTEKGVFIKKSVDNEGKEFDFRRYAGRDGIIYECEQSLKRLGTDYIDLYQIHWDDPSTPIEESYETVAQLIKEGKVRYAGVCNYNVEQMKRAQSVCDLVSNQVPFSMVNRGIEEELLPFCIKENKSILAYSPMERGLLTGKMKAGQVFPEGDHRAENPFFTDESITRTNAFLEKIRPIAEKHQATLGQVVLRWTVQHPGITIALAGARNAEQSIANAKAGSFQLSDEDYDFITKEVEQLR; encoded by the coding sequence ATGGAATATAGAAAGCTTGGTCAATCAGATTTAGAACTGTCAATTATCACATTCGGCGCGTGGGCTGCTGGCGGATGGATGTGGGGAAGTACGGATAGGAGAGAAGCTATTAAGGCTATGCAAGCCGGTATCTCGGAAGGAGTGACGAGCATTGATACGGCGCCAATATATGGTCAGGGAACCAGTGAAGAATTAGTAGGGGAAGCCATTAAAGACATCCCCCGTGATAAAGTCCAGATTTTAACAAAATTTGCTTCTCGCTGGGATACTGAAAAAGGGGTTTTTATAAAGAAAAGTGTCGATAATGAGGGTAAGGAATTTGATTTTCGCCGTTATGCTGGTAGGGACGGTATAATTTATGAGTGTGAGCAATCTCTAAAACGTTTAGGAACCGATTATATCGATCTCTATCAAATTCACTGGGATGACCCCTCTACACCCATTGAAGAATCATACGAAACTGTAGCTCAATTAATAAAAGAGGGAAAAGTACGTTATGCTGGTGTATGCAATTACAATGTCGAACAAATGAAGCGGGCGCAAAGCGTTTGTGACCTTGTGTCTAATCAGGTGCCATTTTCCATGGTGAACAGGGGCATTGAGGAAGAACTTTTACCATTTTGTATAAAGGAAAATAAAAGCATTCTAGCTTATAGTCCGATGGAACGCGGACTCCTTACTGGAAAAATGAAAGCAGGGCAAGTGTTTCCTGAAGGAGATCATCGTGCTGAGAATCCTTTCTTTACGGATGAAAGCATTACGAGAACCAATGCATTTTTAGAAAAGATCAGGCCGATTGCTGAAAAGCATCAGGCTACCTTGGGTCAGGTTGTACTTCGGTGGACGGTTCAGCATCCTGGAATTACCATCGCGCTTGCTGGCGCTAGAAACGCAGAACAGAGTATCGCAAACGCCAAGGCGGGTAGTTTCCAATTGTCTGATGAAGATTATGATTTCATCACCAAGGAAGTTGAGCAACTGAGATAA
- a CDS encoding serine hydrolase domain-containing protein: MKRRTICILLTIFSAHVFAQKSKPSDAAIKQTEKEIHSIMEQFDAIGIAVAVVKDQDIIYSNNFGYRNLETQEPLETSDIFRIASISKSFSATAVMQLVEQGKASLDDDLSELIGFKVRNPRFPNTIITLRMALSHTSSISDSEGYFNLDIINPNKNPDWASSYNDYEPGTDYEYCNLGFNMIGTIIERISGERFDKHIKKTILDPLRLYGGYNVNALDSNRFVTLYSYDPDTKKFTPSPSAYAPRSEEIANYTMGYSTPVFSPTGGMKISAIDLAKYMTMHMHFGSVVGTKIISEESAKIMQTPVAIEDGYGLALLKSSDLIDGVTLTGHTGSAYGLYSAMFFNPDEKYGFIVVTNGINIPPTDDVNTFQKAIITSLYTNLIHSK, translated from the coding sequence ATGAAAAGACGAACGATCTGTATCCTGCTCACCATTTTCTCAGCTCACGTGTTTGCTCAAAAAAGCAAACCTTCTGATGCAGCGATTAAACAAACGGAAAAAGAAATACATTCCATCATGGAACAATTTGATGCAATAGGCATCGCGGTTGCAGTTGTTAAAGATCAGGACATTATTTATTCAAATAATTTTGGCTACCGTAATTTAGAAACTCAGGAACCATTGGAAACGAGTGATATCTTCCGGATTGCTTCTATATCAAAATCCTTCTCCGCGACAGCGGTTATGCAGCTGGTCGAACAGGGTAAAGCATCCCTCGATGATGATTTGAGTGAGCTGATTGGCTTTAAAGTAAGAAATCCAAGATTCCCTAATACGATTATTACCTTGCGGATGGCACTTTCACATACATCCAGCATTAGCGATTCAGAGGGTTATTTCAACCTTGACATCATTAATCCCAACAAAAACCCTGATTGGGCATCATCTTATAATGACTATGAACCTGGTACAGATTACGAATACTGCAATCTTGGTTTCAATATGATCGGAACCATCATCGAAAGAATTTCAGGCGAACGGTTTGATAAACATATCAAAAAAACAATATTAGACCCTCTGAGACTCTACGGAGGCTACAATGTAAATGCGTTAGATAGCAATCGTTTTGTGACTCTTTATAGCTATGACCCAGACACGAAAAAATTCACCCCTTCACCATCAGCTTATGCGCCAAGGTCTGAAGAAATTGCAAACTATACGATGGGCTATAGCACTCCTGTTTTTTCTCCAACCGGTGGAATGAAAATTTCAGCAATAGACCTCGCAAAGTACATGACTATGCACATGCATTTTGGTTCAGTGGTCGGAACAAAAATTATTTCCGAGGAAAGCGCGAAAATAATGCAGACACCGGTAGCAATTGAAGATGGCTATGGACTGGCTTTACTAAAATCTTCAGACTTAATCGACGGAGTAACGCTCACCGGGCACACCGGTTCGGCTTATGGCCTATACAGTGCCATGTTTTTCAACCCAGATGAAAAATATGGTTTTATCGTCGTCACAAACGGAATAAATATACCTCCTACTGACGATGTTAATACATTTCAGAAGGCTATAATAACCAGTTTATATACGAATCTTATTCACTCGAAATAG
- a CDS encoding polysaccharide biosynthesis protein has protein sequence MIAPRLRRLRIIKDFLLNDQHLPHWMVLLADMVIIYMSFTLAFGLVNLFDFQNIDFSQYIIYTGVYCAVALPVVYFGRLHTGLLRYSNTKDLFRIFAATVTFSGLFYVAMLLFGKSVIGGSVQKFGLILIVNFFICTCLLASLRVFAKSVFFILTRNVYNKKLHRVLIFGSDKNAVLLKHGLESNRDVNYRVEGFIDTDPTRLNSYLEQKKVYKPDSLERLVNRKRIDELVVVNEGLDKPNNKEIVERAVGLGLKVLTVPPANQWLSGKLDKKQIKNLRIEDLLQRDPIMIDQTEVRKDLQGKRVLITGAAGSIGSEIVRQVLSYGPSSLILCDNAESPLHNVQLEVEEDFPDVKVLLFVSDVRDYHRMEEIFEKHRPQVVYHAAAYKHVPLMENNPFEAINVNVRGSKNLADLSVRFGVKKFVMVSTDKAVNPTNIMGASKRLAEIYIQALNSYLDGETSFITTRFGNVLGSNGSVIPRFRSQIEKGGPITVTHPEITRYFMTIPEAVQLVLEAGTMGTGGEIYVFDMGEPVKIVNMAKKMIKLAGLELDKDIKIVFTGLRPGEKLYEELLASAEETIPTHHEKISIARVRSYKYQEIAEEVEDLLEINKLQIKENTVFKMKQIIPEFKSKNSEFEKLDRRIENNLKRIDTAKA, from the coding sequence ATGATTGCACCTAGACTTCGTCGACTGAGAATAATAAAAGATTTTCTCTTGAATGACCAACACCTTCCACATTGGATGGTTCTCTTGGCAGACATGGTAATTATCTACATGTCTTTTACCTTGGCTTTTGGGTTAGTAAATTTGTTCGATTTTCAAAACATTGACTTTAGTCAATACATTATCTATACAGGCGTTTATTGTGCCGTCGCCTTACCGGTAGTCTATTTCGGACGTTTACACACAGGTTTATTGCGATATTCTAATACAAAAGATTTGTTTCGGATCTTTGCCGCAACGGTTACTTTCAGTGGCTTATTTTATGTTGCTATGCTACTGTTCGGCAAGTCAGTAATTGGCGGTAGCGTTCAAAAGTTTGGGCTAATTCTTATTGTAAACTTTTTTATATGCACTTGCTTACTTGCATCGTTACGCGTCTTTGCGAAAAGCGTCTTTTTTATTTTGACCAGAAATGTATACAACAAAAAACTACACAGAGTTTTGATCTTCGGTTCCGATAAAAATGCCGTTCTATTGAAGCATGGTCTTGAAAGCAATCGCGATGTCAATTATCGTGTTGAAGGTTTTATTGATACCGATCCGACAAGATTAAATAGTTATCTTGAGCAAAAAAAGGTTTATAAACCCGACAGTCTTGAACGTTTGGTGAATCGGAAACGGATTGATGAGTTGGTTGTGGTTAATGAGGGTTTAGATAAACCAAACAATAAAGAAATAGTCGAAAGGGCGGTGGGGCTAGGTTTGAAGGTTCTAACCGTGCCACCAGCAAATCAATGGCTCTCTGGTAAACTTGATAAAAAGCAGATTAAAAATCTACGTATTGAAGATTTATTGCAACGCGACCCTATTATGATCGATCAGACAGAAGTTAGAAAAGATCTTCAGGGAAAGAGAGTTTTGATTACGGGGGCAGCAGGCTCAATCGGTTCGGAAATTGTCCGCCAGGTTTTGTCTTATGGACCGTCATCGTTAATCTTATGTGATAATGCTGAATCTCCTTTGCATAATGTACAGTTGGAGGTAGAAGAAGACTTTCCTGATGTGAAGGTTTTGCTGTTTGTGTCTGATGTTCGTGATTATCATCGTATGGAGGAAATTTTCGAGAAACACAGACCTCAGGTTGTTTATCATGCTGCGGCCTATAAACATGTTCCGTTGATGGAAAATAATCCCTTTGAGGCGATTAATGTGAATGTACGTGGCTCCAAAAATCTAGCAGATCTGTCTGTGCGTTTCGGTGTGAAAAAATTTGTAATGGTTTCGACCGATAAGGCTGTAAATCCAACTAATATTATGGGTGCGAGTAAGCGCTTGGCGGAAATATATATTCAGGCTCTCAATAGCTATCTCGATGGTGAGACAAGCTTTATCACAACCAGGTTTGGCAATGTATTAGGCTCGAATGGTTCTGTTATACCACGATTCCGCTCGCAGATTGAGAAAGGAGGCCCAATTACAGTGACCCACCCCGAGATTACTCGTTATTTCATGACCATTCCAGAGGCTGTACAGTTAGTTCTCGAAGCTGGAACAATGGGTACAGGAGGTGAAATTTATGTGTTTGATATGGGCGAGCCGGTTAAGATTGTTAATATGGCTAAAAAGATGATTAAACTTGCTGGGTTGGAATTGGATAAGGATATCAAGATTGTATTCACAGGTTTGCGTCCGGGAGAGAAACTTTACGAGGAATTGCTGGCTAGTGCTGAAGAGACGATCCCGACACATCATGAAAAAATTAGCATTGCACGAGTTCGCAGTTATAAATACCAGGAGATAGCAGAGGAAGTTGAAGATTTGTTGGAAATCAATAAATTACAGATCAAAGAAAATACGGTTTTCAAAATGAAGCAGATCATTCCCGAATTTAAGAGTAAGAACTCTGAATTTGAGAAGCTAGACCGGCGGATTGAAAATAATCTGAAACGTATTGATACTGCAAAAGCTTAA
- a CDS encoding glycerophosphodiester phosphodiesterase family protein: MKLKLTLATIVVSLLFISTVSAQKRELHVISLKNPKQLHEFFRYDADATVVISGHRGGMIAGFPENSIATFENTLRYTPAFYEIDPRLTKDSIIVLMHDATLDRTTTGNGRLANYNFDELSRFQLKDRDGNVTPYTIPTLKEVIEWARGKTILNLDIKDVPPTMMADLIKELNAEAFVMLTVHSPAQALFYLEKNPHSMFSAHIKSVEQFHEYDEAGIPWKQVMAYIGPEVKPENKELYDLLHAKGVKCMISSASTYDKLETKTARAEAYRDIVADGADVLESDYPIEVAEAISSE, translated from the coding sequence ATGAAATTGAAGCTAACGCTTGCAACCATCGTTGTGTCTTTACTTTTTATATCAACAGTTTCTGCCCAAAAGCGGGAACTACACGTGATCTCTCTCAAAAACCCCAAGCAGCTGCATGAATTCTTTCGCTACGATGCGGATGCGACGGTTGTTATCAGTGGTCATCGGGGTGGGATGATAGCAGGTTTTCCTGAAAACAGCATCGCTACATTCGAAAATACACTTCGTTATACACCGGCATTTTATGAAATTGACCCACGCCTAACGAAGGACAGCATTATTGTTCTGATGCATGATGCAACATTGGACCGCACGACGACAGGAAACGGTAGGTTAGCAAACTATAACTTCGATGAACTGAGTCGGTTTCAACTGAAAGATAGAGACGGTAATGTAACACCCTACACAATACCAACCCTGAAAGAAGTCATTGAATGGGCAAGAGGTAAGACGATTCTAAACTTAGACATTAAGGACGTTCCACCTACGATGATGGCTGACCTGATTAAAGAGCTCAATGCAGAAGCTTTTGTGATGTTAACGGTTCACTCACCAGCACAAGCATTATTTTATCTTGAAAAGAATCCACACAGTATGTTCTCGGCTCATATCAAGAGCGTAGAGCAGTTTCATGAATACGATGAAGCTGGAATCCCTTGGAAGCAGGTCATGGCTTATATTGGACCTGAGGTGAAGCCTGAAAATAAGGAGCTTTATGATTTGTTGCATGCCAAAGGGGTAAAATGCATGATATCTTCGGCATCGACCTATGATAAATTAGAAACCAAAACTGCGAGAGCCGAAGCGTATAGAGACATTGTCGCCGATGGAGCAGATGTTTTGGAATCTGATTATCCTATCGAAGTCGCTGAAGCTATTTCGAGTGAATAA
- a CDS encoding SusC/RagA family TonB-linked outer membrane protein, which translates to MEKKPTINRLRIPGFLLLMLALNANANEPHALAYFESVKSKVHTKLQENQAVQQFTVRGKVTDSEGTALPGVNVALKGQTTGTTTNNEGLYTLEVPNGEGTLEFSFIGFTSQEVPINNQTEVSVVLAADTEDLEEVVVIGYGTRKRTSVTSSISKIENVKLDQVPNGRIENTLAGRIAGVSINNTRNTPGSAPQVRVRGLGSISAGNNPLVVIDGFPGGSLGQLNMNDVESIEVLKDASSTAIYGSRGAGGVIMVTTKRGAEGKAKLQLNSYYGVAKAIVHDDWLTGQEWYDYLTKYQNREFVWNGGDPSLPIFGDNRRPITYQVNPLAKDLPQTIWQDEVLQTAPIQNHSLSISGGGEKARYYVSGTFSDEDGVIKTAGYKQYSARANVDVKINDFIDLGVEINPAYNKTRIAGSNMVSLVKYPSFVGTEKVEGKYPRTYDYISTGHSGQASPYTFLYGTESYSQYFTNIGRAFVNFTLLEGLSLKTSLGTNITYGSTDYWQGGIGDKQVNTNGRAGDSRTFDLVNENVLNYNKTINEDHDIGGILGASFQQAKSRSLSMAAITNSFNNDIIKTLNNAIINPEATTQTKTEWGLISYFARANYGYKNKYLVEASFRMDGSSRFGQENKWGHFPSASVAWRVSEEDFIKSIPSISNMKLRASYGVTGNFNIGNFQYLGAVGIVNYSPGNESGNAIAQTSLENQALSWEKTKGYDLGFELGLFSDRVNIVFDYYDNRTTDMLYNMNIPAITGFNNTISNMGEVRNRGIDLELTTRNTTGDFKWSSSFNLSHNKNEVTDLGGVDERIYEYWSMGFLLRKGEPMFSFLGYKMNGIFQNEEQINSLPHLAGTKPGNPILQDTDGDGDITPADRVVLGSFQPSMLLGFTNDFSYKNFDLSIFINASLGAEMFNAENQYYEGNTLGAMRRSLVENQWWSEDEPGDGKTPAAALSQLFGYNTNTDYYIENASFLNVRNINLGYTFPNIKEGKTGIQSLRLYASVNNLFYITSSENHSYNPEGATQGEVDGINSTPGVNLGSEPINRTFVFGVNLGF; encoded by the coding sequence ATGGAAAAAAAACCGACAATTAACAGATTGAGGATTCCCGGTTTCCTTCTTCTAATGCTTGCTCTAAACGCAAATGCGAATGAGCCGCACGCCCTGGCATACTTTGAATCCGTGAAAAGCAAAGTGCACACCAAGCTGCAAGAAAATCAAGCGGTGCAACAGTTTACTGTCCGCGGAAAAGTGACTGATAGTGAAGGTACGGCCTTGCCGGGAGTCAATGTAGCCTTGAAGGGTCAAACGACTGGTACTACAACCAATAATGAAGGCTTGTATACACTCGAAGTCCCTAACGGTGAAGGAACGCTTGAGTTCTCGTTTATCGGATTTACCAGCCAGGAGGTGCCGATCAATAACCAAACTGAAGTTTCCGTTGTTTTAGCGGCTGATACAGAAGATTTAGAAGAGGTTGTCGTGATCGGGTACGGTACCAGAAAGCGAACATCGGTTACTTCCTCAATCTCGAAGATTGAGAACGTAAAACTAGATCAGGTTCCTAACGGTCGTATCGAAAATACACTCGCGGGCAGAATAGCAGGTGTAAGTATTAATAATACCCGCAACACACCTGGTAGTGCACCTCAAGTCAGGGTCAGAGGTCTCGGATCTATCAGCGCGGGCAATAACCCACTCGTTGTAATCGACGGGTTTCCGGGTGGAAGCTTAGGACAATTGAACATGAATGATGTCGAATCTATTGAAGTACTGAAAGACGCCTCTTCAACAGCTATTTATGGTTCTCGCGGTGCAGGTGGTGTTATTATGGTTACCACCAAGCGCGGGGCTGAAGGAAAAGCCAAATTGCAACTCAATTCCTACTATGGTGTCGCAAAAGCGATCGTCCATGACGATTGGTTAACCGGACAGGAATGGTATGACTACTTGACTAAATATCAAAATCGCGAGTTCGTATGGAATGGTGGCGACCCCAGTCTTCCTATATTTGGTGATAATCGTCGTCCAATTACCTATCAGGTCAACCCTTTGGCGAAGGATTTACCACAAACGATATGGCAAGATGAAGTGCTGCAAACTGCTCCTATTCAAAATCATAGTCTGTCGATAAGTGGAGGCGGAGAAAAGGCACGCTACTATGTATCCGGAACCTTTTCTGACGAAGATGGCGTTATCAAAACTGCAGGGTATAAACAATATTCAGCTCGTGCAAATGTAGATGTCAAAATCAACGACTTTATAGATTTAGGCGTTGAAATCAACCCCGCTTATAACAAGACTAGAATCGCAGGTTCCAACATGGTTTCATTGGTAAAATATCCCTCTTTTGTAGGTACAGAAAAAGTAGAAGGGAAATATCCGCGTACTTATGACTATATTTCTACTGGGCATTCGGGTCAGGCAAGTCCCTATACGTTTTTATATGGTACAGAGAGCTATAGTCAGTATTTTACAAACATTGGGCGGGCCTTTGTCAACTTCACCCTTCTTGAAGGATTAAGTTTAAAGACTTCATTGGGTACCAATATTACCTATGGTTCAACTGACTATTGGCAAGGTGGAATCGGTGACAAGCAGGTGAATACAAACGGTCGCGCTGGTGATTCAAGAACCTTTGATCTGGTGAATGAGAACGTTTTAAACTACAATAAAACCATTAACGAAGATCACGATATCGGCGGTATCCTCGGAGCTTCCTTCCAGCAGGCAAAGTCTCGCTCGCTTTCGATGGCCGCAATTACAAATTCGTTTAACAACGATATAATTAAAACATTAAACAATGCCATTATTAATCCCGAAGCGACTACACAGACGAAAACTGAATGGGGGTTAATCTCTTATTTCGCACGTGCAAACTATGGATATAAAAACAAGTATTTAGTTGAGGCATCCTTCCGTATGGACGGCAGTTCGCGCTTCGGACAAGAGAACAAATGGGGACACTTCCCTTCTGCTTCTGTTGCGTGGCGTGTTTCTGAAGAAGACTTTATCAAGTCAATACCGAGCATCAGCAATATGAAACTGCGCGCCAGCTATGGGGTAACAGGTAATTTTAATATCGGTAACTTCCAATACTTAGGGGCCGTAGGAATTGTTAACTACTCGCCTGGCAACGAATCCGGAAATGCAATTGCACAAACCTCATTGGAAAATCAGGCCCTTTCTTGGGAGAAAACCAAAGGTTATGATCTGGGATTTGAACTAGGCTTATTCAGCGATCGGGTAAATATTGTGTTCGACTATTATGATAATCGGACAACAGATATGTTGTATAACATGAACATTCCTGCAATTACCGGATTTAATAATACGATCAGTAATATGGGTGAGGTTAGAAACCGAGGTATAGATCTGGAACTGACAACACGCAATACTACCGGCGATTTCAAATGGAGCAGTTCTTTTAACCTGTCACACAACAAAAATGAGGTAACAGACTTAGGTGGTGTCGATGAACGTATTTATGAATATTGGTCTATGGGATTTCTACTAAGAAAAGGCGAACCCATGTTTTCTTTTTTAGGATATAAAATGAACGGCATCTTCCAAAATGAAGAGCAAATCAATTCATTACCGCACCTGGCAGGCACCAAGCCTGGTAACCCAATCTTACAAGATACCGACGGCGATGGTGATATCACTCCGGCAGACCGTGTTGTGTTAGGTAGCTTTCAGCCTTCTATGCTATTAGGGTTTACCAATGATTTTTCTTATAAAAATTTCGATTTAAGTATTTTCATCAATGCTTCACTCGGCGCTGAAATGTTCAACGCGGAAAACCAGTACTATGAAGGAAATACCTTAGGCGCTATGAGAAGATCCTTAGTAGAGAATCAATGGTGGTCTGAAGATGAGCCAGGCGATGGCAAAACTCCTGCTGCTGCATTGTCACAGTTATTCGGCTACAACACAAATACAGATTACTATATAGAAAATGCGTCGTTCTTAAATGTTAGAAATATCAATTTAGGGTATACCTTCCCGAACATTAAAGAAGGTAAAACAGGTATTCAGAGTCTGCGACTATATGCATCCGTTAATAATCTTTTCTACATAACCAGCAGCGAAAATCACTCATATAACCCTGAAGGTGCCACACAGGGAGAGGTAGACGGTATCAACAGTACGCCAGGTGTGAACCTTGGCTCCGAACCTATTAATCGTACGTTCGTTTTCGGTGTAAATCTTGGATTTTAA
- a CDS encoding DUF421 domain-containing protein codes for MEIDWFRVFFSDQPYSFFIEIVIRTLIMFVAAVVTLRLAGKREVQQLSIFEMVMIVTLGSAAGDPMFYDDVGVLHALTVFVVVLSAYRLMILLIARSDKAEALLEGEPHYIIRDGKLCIKEMPNDELGSDEFFSQLRAQSVEHLGQLRCVILEDTGRLSVFYYSDEEVKPGLPILPDEYRKKSRTIEDSGLYACAHCGNTLQLESVARVVCDICKTEEWVKAINRRRIT; via the coding sequence ATGGAAATTGATTGGTTTCGGGTATTCTTCAGCGATCAGCCTTATTCTTTTTTTATTGAAATTGTAATAAGAACGTTGATTATGTTCGTCGCGGCTGTAGTCACGTTGCGTCTGGCTGGCAAGCGCGAAGTGCAGCAACTGTCGATATTCGAGATGGTAATGATTGTGACATTGGGTTCGGCTGCGGGGGACCCAATGTTCTATGACGATGTTGGTGTTTTACACGCGTTGACTGTTTTTGTCGTTGTACTGTCCGCTTATCGATTGATGATCTTGTTGATTGCCAGAAGCGATAAGGCTGAAGCACTCCTTGAAGGAGAACCACATTATATAATACGAGACGGCAAACTGTGTATTAAAGAGATGCCGAACGACGAATTGGGTTCCGATGAATTCTTTAGTCAGCTAAGGGCGCAGAGTGTGGAACACCTTGGTCAATTGCGGTGCGTAATTCTCGAAGACACGGGTAGGTTGAGTGTTTTTTATTATTCCGACGAAGAGGTAAAGCCCGGTTTACCAATTTTACCTGATGAATATCGTAAAAAAAGTCGGACAATCGAAGATTCAGGTCTTTACGCCTGCGCTCATTGTGGAAATACGCTGCAGTTAGAATCCGTTGCCAGGGTTGTATGTGATATTTGCAAAACAGAAGAATGGGTAAAGGCCATTAATCGGCGGAGGATTACATAA
- a CDS encoding four-helix bundle copper-binding protein, producing the protein MKNYHSFQSCIEACLKCAAICNHCASSCTKEEDVNMMANCIQLDMECAAICYSAAQLMSLGSEKAIDICRLCADICEACGNECAQHTHHRHCQECAEICHFCAQECRSMAA; encoded by the coding sequence ATGAAAAATTACCATTCATTCCAAAGCTGCATTGAGGCATGCTTAAAATGTGCAGCAATCTGTAATCACTGTGCATCTTCTTGTACCAAAGAAGAAGATGTTAACATGATGGCTAATTGTATACAACTCGACATGGAATGTGCCGCCATTTGCTATAGTGCGGCACAACTTATGAGCTTGGGAAGTGAAAAAGCCATCGATATATGCAGGCTTTGTGCCGATATTTGTGAAGCATGTGGCAATGAATGTGCTCAACATACACATCATCGCCATTGTCAGGAATGTGCTGAAATATGTCATTTCTGTGCACAAGAATGCAGAAGTATGGCTGCTTAA